A single window of Arcobacter sp. CECT 8983 DNA harbors:
- a CDS encoding fumarate hydratase yields the protein MGKITEKDIIDSIADACQYISFYHPEDFVKGMVEAYEKEESEAAKNAIGQILINSKMCA from the coding sequence ATGGGAAAAATCACAGAGAAAGATATAATCGATAGTATAGCAGATGCCTGTCAATATATCTCTTTTTACCATCCAGAAGATTTTGTAAAAGGAATGGTAGAAGCATACGAAAAAGAGGAGTCAGAAGCAGCAAAAAATGCAATAGGACAAATTTTAATAAACTCAAAAATGTGTGC